One Drosophila santomea strain STO CAGO 1482 chromosome X, Prin_Dsan_1.1, whole genome shotgun sequence DNA segment encodes these proteins:
- the LOC120455207 gene encoding putative metabolite transport protein HI_1104, producing the protein MIPVLEKLSGFYNSYVLAVLTIGYILGELGHYLIGVTSKQTAIELDYGDHACQQNTSMFNRHELPTQCSAVGNETSCYALDFNGTGYCEWNYNGLGIDYQILAGPTFILIFTIAGVFMGFAADKYNRVNMLTVCTVIFGIAMILQGTVKEYWQLVILRMIMAAGESGCNPLATGIMSDIFPEDKRALVMAIFNWGIYGGYGIAFPVGRYITKLNFWNLGWRVCYLGAGVLTVIMAALTGTTLREPERKAIGEGDRQTSSGKPVSLWQVIKSPAMIMLMIAASIRHCGGMTFAYNADLYYNTYFPDVDLGWWLFGVTIGIGSVGVVVGGIVSDKIVAKMGIRSRAFVLAVSQLIATLPAFGSVYFDPLWAMITLGLSYFFAEMWFGIVFAIVVEIVPLRVRSSTIGVFLFVMNNIGGNLPILVDPVAKVLGYRGSIMIFYAGFYGISSILFFITCFLLEGKPEEVGQPESPKSHPDAVLNARHMHGHDNSVFSVDETLPSNGRPAQLPQHLQMSSNGYDKSQISPPRQNGAESSRL; encoded by the exons ATGATACCTGTTCTGGAGAAACTCAGCGGGTTCTACAACTCCTACGTCTTGGCCGTACTCACGATCGGCTATATCCTGGGCGAACTGGGTCACTATCTGATCGGTGTGACCTCCAAGCAGACAGCCATTGAGCTGGACTACGGTGATCATGCCTGCCAGCAGAACACCTCCATGTTTAATCGCCACGAGTTGCCCACCCAGTGCTCGGCGGTGGGGAACGAGACCAGTTGCTATGCCCTTGACTTCAACGGCACTGGGTATTGCGAGTGGAACTACAATGGACTGGGCATCGACTACCAGATCCTGGCCGGACCCACCTTCATCCTGATTTTCACCATCGCGGGCGTCTTCATGGGCTTCGCAGCGGACAAGTACAATCGCGTCAATATGCTGACCGTGTGCACAGTGATCTTTGGCATTGCCATGATCCTGCAGGGAACTGTTAAGGAGTACTGGCAACTGGTCATTTTGCGCATGATCATGGCAGCCGGCGAATCGGGCTGCAATCCCTTGGCCACGGGCATCATGTCTGACATCTTTCCGGAGGATAAGAGAGCTCTGGTCATGGCCATCTTTAACTGGGGCATCTATGGAGGCTATGGCATCGCCTTTCCGGTGGGCCGCTACATCACCAAGCTGAACTTCTGGAATCTGGGATGGCGCGTTTGCTACCTAGGCGCCGGTGTCCTCACCGTGATTATGGCCGCCCTGACCGGAACCACTTTGCGGGAGCCGGAGCGCAAGGCCATCGGTGAGGGTGACCGCCAGACGTCCAGCGGCAAACCGGTGAGCCTGTGGCAGGTTATCAAGAGTCCGGCAATGATCATGCTGATGATTGCCGCGTCCATCCGTCACTGCGGTGGCATGACCTTTGCCTACAACGCCGATCTCTACTACAACACGTACTTCCCCGACGTGGACTTGGGCTGGTGGCTCTTTGGCGTCACCATCGGCATTGGCAGCGTGGGTGTGGTCGTTGGTGGCATTGTGTCGGACAAGATTGTCGCCAAGATGGGCATTCGATCACGCGCCTTTGTTCTGGCTGTCAGCCAGCTAATTGCCACACTGCCGGCCTTTGGATCGGTCTACTTTGATCCGCTGTGGGCCATGATCACGCTGGGCCTCAGTTACTTCTTCGCCGAGATGTGGTTCGGCATTGTATTCGCCATTGTTGTGGAGATTGTACCGCTGCGCGTTCGCTCCTCGACCATTGGCGTCTTCCTGTTCGTGATGAACAACATCGGCGGCAACCTGCCCATTCTGGTGGATCCTGTGGCTAAGGTCCTGGGCTATCGCGGTTCGATCATGATCTTCTACGCTGGATTCTATGGCATCA GTTCCATCCTCTTCTTCATCACCTGTTTCCTGCTGGAAGGCAAGCCGGAAGAGGTCGGACAGCCGGAGTCGCCAAAGAGCCATCCGGATGCCGTGCTCAATGCTCGCCACATGCACGGACACGACAACTCCGTGTTCTCCGTGGACGAGACCCTGCCCTCCAACGGACGTCCTGCCCAACTGCCGCAGCATCTGCAAATGTCCAGCAATGGCTACGACAAGTCCCAGATTTCGCCGCCGCGACAAAATGGCGCGGAGAGCAGTAGACTATAG